In the Methylomonas rhizoryzae genome, one interval contains:
- the rep gene encoding DNA helicase Rep, which yields MTSKLNPQQLAAVRTIDRPLLVLAGAGSGKTRVITEKIAYLVAQGVPARHIAAVTFTNKAAREMKSRVSKLLDDKNSRGLRVSTFHSLGLDILRAEYKILGYKAGISLFDEQDRLSLLKNLINHGIQGCDIDQAEHYHWQIGQWKNAFVTWQIAKQHVDAATAAAAELYAQYSRSLKAYNAVDFDDLILLPVMLFQQHAEVLEKWRNKIRYLLVDEYQDTNVTQYQLVKALTGNLGRFTVVGDDDQSIYAWRGAQPENLRQLQKDFPRLQVIKLEQNYRSTRRILKVANQLIANNPHAFEKKLWSELGYGDPLRVLAHKNDVTEAKQVVAEIIHHRFRHGGNYGDYAILYRGNHQSRLLERELRENNVPYFLSGSTSFFALTEIKDVLAYLRLLTNPGDDAAFLRVVNTPRREIGPSTLEKLGEYATERHISLFDACKKFGLQQRIADKAAVRLQQFCDMIAEAAIQVGRDDMFAGIHRLLERIQYQHWLQENSKTPGVAERRMNNVFELVDWLKRMAGNEEGSEKSLADVIAKVMLLDILERNQEAEAGDQVSLMTLHAAKGLEFPHVFLIGMEENLLPHQNSLETGNIEEERRLAYVGITRAQRTLTFSYCTHRKRYGELTESEPSRFLSELPEEDLEWANRKQLDQEEVKQRGKANLAHLKTMLT from the coding sequence ATGACGTCCAAATTAAACCCGCAGCAACTTGCAGCCGTGAGGACCATCGATAGGCCGTTACTGGTGCTGGCGGGAGCGGGAAGCGGCAAGACCCGGGTGATTACCGAAAAGATTGCCTATTTGGTAGCCCAAGGGGTTCCTGCTAGACATATCGCCGCCGTTACCTTTACCAACAAAGCGGCCAGGGAAATGAAGTCCCGGGTTAGCAAATTACTGGACGACAAAAACAGCCGCGGGCTCAGAGTGTCCACTTTTCATTCCTTGGGGTTGGACATACTGCGGGCCGAATACAAAATCTTGGGTTACAAAGCCGGCATCAGTTTGTTCGACGAACAGGACCGCTTAAGTTTGTTGAAAAATTTAATCAACCATGGCATCCAAGGCTGCGATATCGATCAGGCGGAACACTATCATTGGCAAATCGGGCAGTGGAAAAACGCCTTCGTGACCTGGCAGATCGCCAAGCAACATGTCGATGCCGCCACCGCAGCGGCCGCCGAGTTGTATGCGCAGTATTCACGCAGCCTCAAGGCGTATAACGCGGTGGATTTCGACGACCTGATATTGCTGCCGGTCATGTTATTTCAGCAGCATGCCGAGGTGCTGGAAAAGTGGCGGAACAAAATCCGCTATTTGTTGGTAGACGAATATCAAGATACCAATGTCACCCAATATCAGCTGGTCAAAGCGCTGACCGGTAATTTGGGGCGATTTACCGTGGTCGGAGACGACGATCAATCTATTTACGCCTGGCGCGGCGCTCAACCGGAAAATTTGCGTCAATTGCAGAAAGATTTTCCGCGCTTACAAGTAATCAAGTTGGAACAAAATTACCGTTCGACCCGCAGAATATTGAAAGTCGCCAATCAATTGATTGCCAACAATCCGCATGCTTTCGAGAAAAAATTGTGGAGCGAGCTGGGATACGGCGATCCGTTGCGCGTGCTGGCGCATAAAAACGACGTGACCGAAGCCAAGCAAGTGGTTGCGGAGATCATTCATCACCGCTTCCGTCACGGCGGCAATTATGGCGATTATGCGATTTTGTACCGCGGTAATCATCAGTCGCGCTTATTGGAACGCGAATTACGTGAAAATAACGTGCCGTATTTTTTAAGCGGCAGTACCTCGTTTTTTGCGTTAACCGAGATTAAAGACGTATTAGCTTATCTGCGCTTATTGACTAACCCCGGCGACGATGCGGCGTTTTTGCGGGTGGTTAATACCCCGCGCCGGGAAATCGGTCCCTCTACGTTGGAGAAGCTGGGGGAATATGCAACCGAGCGGCATATCAGCTTGTTCGATGCTTGTAAGAAATTCGGCTTGCAGCAGCGTATTGCGGACAAGGCGGCAGTGCGCCTGCAGCAATTTTGCGACATGATTGCCGAAGCGGCGATACAAGTCGGGCGCGACGATATGTTTGCCGGGATTCACCGCTTGCTGGAGCGCATTCAGTATCAGCACTGGCTTCAGGAAAACAGCAAGACTCCCGGTGTGGCGGAACGGCGGATGAACAATGTCTTCGAACTGGTGGATTGGCTCAAGCGCATGGCCGGAAACGAGGAAGGCAGCGAAAAAAGCTTGGCCGACGTCATCGCCAAAGTCATGCTACTGGATATTTTGGAACGAAATCAGGAAGCCGAAGCCGGGGATCAGGTTAGTCTGATGACCTTGCATGCGGCTAAGGGTTTGGAATTTCCGCACGTGTTTTTGATCGGCATGGAAGAGAATCTGTTGCCGCACCAAAATAGTTTGGAAACCGGGAATATCGAGGAAGAGCGCCGTTTGGCCTATGTCGGCATTACCCGGGCGCAGCGCACGCTGACCTTTAGCTATTGTACTCACCGCAAACGTTACGGCGAATTGACCGAGTCCGAGCCCAGCCGCTTCTTGAGTGAGCTACCGGAAGAAGATTTGGAATGGGCTAACCGTAAGCAATTGGATCAAGAGGAAGTCAAACAGCGGGGCAAGGCCAACTTAGCTCACTTAAAGACTATGTTGACCTAG